AATAACAACACAGGCAAGCTAATTTCATTGGCACGTTGATCGATCACCCGCGTTGCGTTGATCATCGCGTTGCCCATTTGCGCTTTGATGCCTCCTTTGTAATTCAATGGATCAGCCTTGAAGGCCTCGACCACCTTGGGATCACGGCTGTTCCACTGGGGATCGAATGGCGCAACTGGTAAATTCGGCAGAAATTTGCTGATAAATGCGCCAACTTTAACCACCACTTTGGGCGTGGTGGCATCAACTTTGAAAGCTGGGCCAGTCAAGACCAAACCATGCAAATTGTGCCCATATTCCAAGGTGTAGAGGGTGCTGATCAAGCCACCCATGCTATGGCCGAGCATAAATAACGGACCATTTGGCTCTTTATCGCGTACCAATCGCACAAAACTAGCTAAATCGTTGACAAATTCATCAAAATGTTTGACCGTTGCGCGATTGCCCTGCGATTGACCATGGCCGCGATGATCAAGCGCCCAAACGCTATAGTTGGCCGCCACCAAAGCCTTGGCTACATGTTGATAACGTCCGCTGTGTTCGGCATAGCCATGCACCACTACCACTGTGGCCTTGGGCGCAGCTGGCCGCCATGTTTGATAAAAAATCGTCGTGTTGTTACCGCCCGTAAATGTTGCCGTTGTATGTTCCATTCACTAGCCTTTCTAAACGAGGGGTCAGGGGTCAGGGGTCGGGGATCAGGGTTGAAACCACCAAGGGCGCGAAGCACGCGAAAGATTCTCATTCCATCATTCGTGCATTTTATCCCCAATTCCGCTAGAGTAAAGTCTGGCTCCTGATCTCTAACCCCATCTCATAACTCTGCGCCTCTGCGTTAAATAGTCTGAATCCTAGCCCCTGATCCCTGACCCCTGAATCCTAGCCTCAACAAGCTCCGCGTAAACCGCCCGAATTTGAGCATATTTGTGCTCCCACGTTAGCTCGGCTAAAGTTTGCGCGTAGCCCTGTTGTCCAAGTCGTTGGGCTAACTCAGGGTTGGTCAGCAATTGAGTCAAGGCTGCTGTAAGTTGGGCAACATTGCCATAATC
This sequence is a window from Herpetosiphon gulosus. Protein-coding genes within it:
- a CDS encoding lysophospholipase, with amino-acid sequence MEHTTATFTGGNNTTIFYQTWRPAAPKATVVVVHGYAEHSGRYQHVAKALVAANYSVWALDHRGHGQSQGNRATVKHFDEFVNDLASFVRLVRDKEPNGPLFMLGHSMGGLISTLYTLEYGHNLHGLVLTGPAFKVDATTPKVVVKVGAFISKFLPNLPVAPFDPQWNSRDPKVVEAFKADPLNYKGGIKAQMGNAMINATRVIDQRANEISLPVLLLQGLADRLVSPAGAIHAFGLFKSQDKTLHSYPGLYHEVLNEPEQTTLIPLVIEWLDAHMA